One genomic region from Esox lucius isolate fEsoLuc1 chromosome 24, fEsoLuc1.pri, whole genome shotgun sequence encodes:
- the LOC105031477 gene encoding uncharacterized protein LOC105031477 yields MALGFLLGVLVLLSVWPRVSCADVLGVAVETECRDRYLLVTTRLIAENEPRFEAVDADGVHAITELYGSECGYMFSILPLHGHAELRASYYSCHTDNQGDEVFVFSFNLIAADETGEEMTYRINETCYLPLPWSPREIRCEENYMEVSVRNDMSCVFSKTEDYWMAAQLTAHRVATPAWQVMFQKEGEQQFSPMSIPEARVLGYVFHLTQGRLVFRSPYRQPHSSLVMVNGTRVEQVHPILFSRQRWVVMMVDLVVACSTNDGVFDGVDLIWETPTLLSSLASGLAGLDSMQVSMGVDGQLLDKATAAGRGYSLEISDDTIRLSIPFNAEGGYRHSFVMNNTYHEVYILHLYFEQLLVDEGGVETRIRFHRPMSTPLLWQDPSVINQTDLAERVFTVYLGNLTDMVNLVAVKLNGHAFTVQEANESNYNITAVHQLNSTLHGYILRVPFEDVIVHKLYSTEGLFLYMLYINFTLAVLPQGEPFYHLTSIVAHFHDVFAPVFSAVCNSRNISFQMDHQPFDYLWEAAIGPYLLTPSLASKRGYVMQNDSNSLTLEVPLFTVGYTYEDIHLEQFSGTFEILSRFSRTLEVARSLSMRCVFQTTELIVCSTKGVMTVVKDVTLVIPEAEPSRTSLANRTCRPQETDDTRVLFNFGLDTCGTRVMVDYPHVAYENEILIEQVSDSEAPVKTSPLVVTVRCVYPLSGLHKLFAYRRFEADSPGVGTMMVTEVPEKSPPTLSLPTTVKPTISATRSLSTSHKRPRRPLFSKIDRYVNNPHTRLTPWRNLPAIQPTAEYVRLFSWQMNNSKEPTTPRL; encoded by the exons TGAGAATGAACCACGCTTTGAAGCTGTTG ATGCCGATGGTGTTCATGCTATTACAGAGCTGTATGGTTCAGAGTGTGGCTACATGTTCAGTATCCTCCCCCTGCATGGCCATGCTGAGCTTCGAGCCTCTTACTACTCCTGTCACACTGACAACCAG GGTGATGaggtgtttgtttttagtttcaaCTTGATCGCAGCTGATGAGACTGGTGAGGAGATGACCTACAGAATAAATGAGACCTGCTACCTCCCTCTGCCCTGGTCCCCCAGAGAAATCCGCTGTGAGGAGAACTACATGGAG GTGTCGGTGAGGAATGACATGTCCTGTGTGTTCAGTAAAACGGAGGACTACTGGATGGCTGCCCAACTTACG GCCCACCGTGTTGCCACTCCTGCCTGGCAGGTGATGTTCCAGAAGGAGGGGGAGCAGCAGTTCAGTCCCATGTCCATCCCCGAGGCCCGGGTTCTGGGCTATGTGTTCCACCTCACCCAAGGGAGGCTGGTGTTCCGCTCGCCTTACAGACAACCACACTCGTCTCTCGTCATG GTGAATGGCACCAGGGTGGAGCAGGTCCATCCAATACTGTTCTCCAGGCAGCGATGGGTGGTCATGATGGTGGATTTGGTCGTTGCTTGCAGTACTA ATGATGGAGTCTTTGACGGTGTGGATCTGATCTGGGAGACTCCCACTCTACTGTCCTCTCTGGCTTCTGGACTGGCTGGGCTGGACAGCATGCAGGTCAGCATGGGGGTGGATGGCCAGCTCCTGGACAAGGCGACCGCAGCAGGCCGTGGCTACAGCCTGGAGATCAGTGACGACACCATCCGTCTCAGCATCCCCTTTAACGCAGAGGGAGGATACAGACAT AGCTTTGTGATGAACAACACGTACCATGAGGTCTACATACTCCATCTCTATTTTGAACAACTCCTGGTGGATGAGGGTGGTGTGGAGACCAGAATCCGCTTCCACAGACCCATGAGTACACCCCTTCTATGGCAGGACCCCTCGGTCATAAACC AGACGGACCTGGCAGAGCGTGTCTTCACGGTGTACCTGGGGAACCTCACAGACATGGTCAACCTCGTGGCTGTGAAGCTTAACGGCCATGCCTTCACCGTGCAGGAGGCTAATGAGAGCAACTACAACATAACAGCGGTCCACCAGTTGAACAGCACCCTGCACGGCTACATTCTCAGAGTGCCGTTTGAAGACGTCATTGTCCACAAACTC TACTCTACAGAGGGGCTCTTCCTCTACATGTTGTACATCAACTTCACATTGGCTGTCCTGCCCCAGGGGGAGCCCTTCTACCACCTGACATCAATAGTTGCTCACTTCCATGATGTCT TTGCTCCAGTATTCAGTGCGGTCTGCAACTCCAGGAACATAAGTTTCCAGATGGACCACCAGCCATTTGACTACCTGTGGGAGGCGGCTATTGGTCCTTACCTTCTGACCCCGAGTCTGGCATCCAAGCGTGGCTATGTAATGCAAAACGATAGCAATAGTCTGACCCTGGAAGTGCCCCTTTTCACTGTTGGATACACCTATGAG GATATCCATTTGGAGCAGTTTTCTGGCACATTTGAAATCCTCTCAAGATTTTCCAGGACCTTGGAAGTGGCACGATCATTGTCGATGCGCTGTGTCTTCCAAACTACTGAGCTCATAG TATGTTCCACCAAAGGAGTGATGACCGTAGTGAAAGATGTAACACTGGTTATACCGGAAGCAGAACCCAGCAGGACCTCTCTTGCAAATCGCACGTGCAGGCCCCAAGAGACTGATGACACCAGGGTTCTCTTTAACTTTGGTCTTGACACCTGTGGAACCAGAGTCATG GTTGACTACCCACATGTAGCCTATGAAAACGAGATCCTTATTGAGCAGGTGTCTGACTCCGAGGCACCAGTAAAAACCAGTCCCTTAGT TGTGACGGTGCGATGTGTGTATCCCCTGAGTGGGCTAcacaagctgtttgcctatcgGAGGTTTGAAGCAGACTCCCCTGGAGTTGGCACCATGATGGTGACTGAAGTTCCAGAGAAAA GTCCACCTACGTTGTCTCTGCCCACCACTGTCAAGCCTACAATTAGTGCTACCCGCTCTCTGTCCACTTCTCACAAACGCCCCAGAAGACCACTCTTCAGTAAGATTGATCGCTATGTCAACAACCCCCATACAAGATTAACACCTTGGAGGAATCTGCCTGCCATCCAACCTACAGCTGAATATGTCAGACTTTTCAGCTGGCAAATGAACAATTCAAAGGAACCAACTACACCCAGACTGTAG